The following proteins are co-located in the Deinococcus malanensis genome:
- a CDS encoding ankyrin repeat domain-containing protein yields MNHVNHLGWTALLEAVILGDGGKVHTEIVRELLIHGADRSIGDREGVTALQHARKQGFTAMVTLLTAPSNAGPKH; encoded by the coding sequence GTGAATCACGTCAATCACCTGGGCTGGACCGCACTCCTGGAAGCCGTGATTCTCGGCGACGGAGGGAAAGTCCACACCGAGATCGTGCGGGAACTGCTCATCCATGGAGCGGACCGGAGTATCGGTGACCGGGAGGGGGTGACTGCGCTGCAGCACGCCAGGAAGCAGGGTTTCACCGCCATGGTCACACTGCTCACAGCGCCGTCCAACGCAGGCCCGAAGCACTGA